A single Streptomyces mirabilis DNA region contains:
- a CDS encoding lipopolysaccharide biosynthesis protein — MTSVGLGGVVRGCVKVRMAFASTTVRQAVGFAASSAVLGGLGMATSALLARSLDVDGYTSYTFGKQLLLFSAMFFEFGLFLPAARMLACSESAERHRITGAVVTFFLPVSVLFGLTIFALSWIVDSGFNVHAGPALRLVALVSVGFPLDFVCLQTAQGLGRLHSYSIASVLSRTGFLALLTAMPAFGVHLTSSAVLLADALFLLAGWSALLAYLRPVFCGLRESMARMIRGARDYGFSAYIGRVLSMGTYHMDTLMLGAGSDPRSFACYMCAASLAFPIGLAGAGLATALFGRLARQPRMDLYWVAAVTVASALPAVALSMLAAPLVRLVYSDEFLMGAGLVPVLAAAQVMGAVTRLFNTFLAAHGLGSDLRTAAITLTVSNLILNLLLIPGFGAAGAAWASFLALAVNLVVHIIRYRRAVSAGETTPQVGEAASGTASETLRPATGQGAAAR, encoded by the coding sequence ATGACCTCCGTCGGTCTTGGTGGCGTCGTCCGGGGGTGCGTGAAGGTCAGGATGGCCTTCGCCTCCACCACGGTCCGTCAGGCCGTCGGCTTCGCCGCCTCGAGCGCGGTGCTCGGCGGACTCGGCATGGCCACATCGGCTCTGCTCGCCAGATCCCTGGACGTCGACGGTTACACGAGCTACACCTTCGGCAAACAACTGCTGCTGTTCAGTGCGATGTTCTTCGAGTTCGGGCTGTTCCTGCCCGCGGCACGGATGCTGGCGTGTTCGGAGTCGGCAGAACGGCATCGCATCACCGGCGCGGTCGTGACGTTCTTCCTGCCCGTGTCCGTCCTGTTCGGTCTTACGATCTTCGCGCTGTCGTGGATCGTGGACTCCGGCTTCAATGTTCACGCGGGGCCGGCTCTGAGACTGGTGGCCCTCGTATCCGTGGGTTTTCCCCTTGACTTCGTGTGTCTGCAGACAGCGCAGGGGCTCGGCCGACTCCACAGCTACTCGATCGCCTCAGTGCTTTCGCGGACGGGCTTTCTCGCCCTGCTCACGGCCATGCCGGCGTTCGGAGTACACCTGACGTCGTCCGCGGTGCTTCTGGCGGACGCCCTGTTCCTTCTCGCGGGATGGTCCGCGCTCCTGGCGTACCTCCGGCCCGTTTTCTGCGGGCTCCGCGAATCCATGGCGCGGATGATCCGGGGTGCTCGTGACTATGGCTTCTCGGCCTACATCGGTCGGGTACTGAGCATGGGCACGTACCACATGGACACACTGATGCTCGGTGCCGGCAGCGATCCACGCTCGTTCGCCTGCTACATGTGTGCCGCATCGCTCGCGTTCCCCATCGGGCTTGCGGGTGCGGGTCTGGCGACGGCGCTCTTCGGGCGGCTCGCCCGCCAGCCTCGTATGGACCTGTACTGGGTCGCGGCGGTGACGGTGGCGAGTGCCCTACCAGCAGTCGCGTTGAGCATGCTTGCCGCGCCGTTGGTCCGGTTGGTCTATTCCGACGAGTTCCTGATGGGGGCGGGGCTGGTGCCGGTCCTCGCGGCGGCGCAGGTCATGGGCGCCGTGACCCGCCTGTTCAATACCTTCCTGGCGGCGCACGGTCTCGGATCCGACCTGCGGACCGCGGCGATCACCCTGACGGTGTCCAACCTCATCCTCAATCTTCTGCTGATTCCTGGCTTCGGGGCCGCGGGAGCGGCGTGGGCGAGCTTTCTGGCGCTTGCCGTCAACCTGGTTGTTCACATCATTCGGTACCGGCGAGCCGTGAGCGCGGGGGAGACCACCCCCCAGGTCGGAGAGGCGGCCTCGGGGACCGCCTCCGAAACTCTCCGTCCGGCGACGGGGCAGGGCGCGGCCGCGCGGTAG
- a CDS encoding O-antigen ligase family protein yields MRITPSAAWTVLYTAVGILTLSAVLISPSVPTVVLFTASMLTAFALLCGRSPLAAGVAWLVLSPALYPFVRYPQSGSLLTFDRMYLSALVLALVMKRSTRRPSAPSVRAFVIAAVVFAALFLIRAATTRPNVVGALETFVDAVLLPCAAFCICRHTADTPRKLRVWAAGLMVSGTLVALLGITERLFGYELASLSGGAVRADSEAGGVIRVSGPYSVPEVYALTLALTLAATLFWWMSGRTHGARLRALPSFVGPVLATVQLVGMVVSLFRVAWACVPVILVIGLGLRFGHRLRFAVVGFAVALATLTLYVPLQDNAVFRTRMGNTANVAGRLATYQMGVDIWRSAPLTGVGINQFADTQSRVGVREVWGVRAVKSPHSSFVATLAEQGAVGFTALVAVCGFCARMLRRLSRSASADQTYQALRAAVIAGAVSYLAFSVELTMLPLGPSNVVLAVLLGLAAAAIQQSQPPAAERQAEVGTGRAAKPRLVESAS; encoded by the coding sequence ATGAGGATCACTCCGTCGGCCGCTTGGACCGTCCTCTACACGGCCGTCGGCATCCTCACGCTGAGCGCCGTCCTGATCTCACCGAGTGTGCCGACGGTGGTGCTGTTCACCGCCTCGATGCTGACGGCGTTCGCCCTCCTGTGCGGTCGGAGCCCGCTGGCTGCCGGTGTGGCCTGGCTGGTCCTTTCGCCGGCCCTCTACCCCTTCGTCCGCTATCCCCAGTCGGGCTCGCTTCTGACGTTCGACCGCATGTACCTGAGTGCGCTGGTTCTCGCGCTCGTCATGAAGCGGAGCACCAGGAGGCCCAGCGCCCCGAGCGTGCGCGCCTTCGTCATCGCCGCAGTGGTGTTCGCGGCCCTGTTCCTGATCCGCGCCGCGACCACGCGCCCCAATGTCGTGGGCGCGCTCGAGACCTTCGTCGACGCGGTCCTGCTCCCCTGCGCCGCCTTCTGCATCTGCCGTCACACAGCGGACACGCCCCGGAAGCTGCGGGTGTGGGCAGCGGGGCTCATGGTGAGCGGGACCCTTGTGGCCCTGCTCGGCATCACGGAACGCCTCTTCGGGTACGAGCTCGCTTCGCTGAGCGGTGGTGCCGTACGAGCCGACTCGGAGGCCGGCGGCGTGATCAGGGTCTCCGGTCCCTACTCGGTCCCGGAGGTCTACGCACTCACCCTGGCACTCACCCTGGCCGCGACGCTGTTCTGGTGGATGAGCGGACGGACTCACGGCGCACGCCTCAGAGCGCTCCCCTCGTTCGTGGGCCCGGTGCTCGCCACCGTGCAGCTCGTAGGCATGGTTGTCTCGCTTTTCCGCGTGGCCTGGGCCTGTGTCCCGGTCATCCTCGTCATCGGCCTCGGCCTGCGGTTCGGGCACAGGCTGAGATTCGCCGTCGTGGGATTCGCCGTCGCCCTGGCAACGCTGACGCTGTACGTGCCGCTCCAGGACAACGCGGTGTTCCGCACGCGCATGGGCAACACGGCCAATGTGGCGGGGCGGCTCGCCACCTACCAGATGGGAGTGGATATCTGGCGATCCGCCCCCCTGACGGGCGTGGGCATCAACCAGTTCGCCGACACGCAGAGCCGCGTCGGCGTCCGGGAGGTGTGGGGGGTGCGGGCGGTGAAGTCTCCGCACAGCTCGTTCGTCGCGACCCTGGCGGAGCAGGGAGCAGTGGGGTTCACGGCTCTGGTCGCCGTGTGCGGATTCTGTGCCAGGATGCTCCGTCGGCTCAGCCGATCGGCGTCTGCGGATCAGACGTACCAAGCGCTGCGAGCAGCAGTGATCGCCGGGGCCGTGTCCTACCTGGCGTTCTCCGTCGAGCTGACCATGCTGCCCCTGGGGCCGAGCAACGTCGTCCTCGCCGTGCTCCTGGGACTCGCGGCAGCGGCGATCCAGCAGTCCCAACCGCCGGCCGCCGAGAGGCAGGCTGAAGTCGGCACGGGCCGGGCCGCCAAACCGCGGCTGGTGGAGTCGGCGTCATGA
- a CDS encoding sugar transferase, producing MPHVPVARPAQAQVIRERPPTGRRTGKPVWYAPAAVIGDVTGAAVPVYLAFALTGGTHAAAYAIVAAAAWLLVRGARDRYGERCLGERDNIGPALQDWLVLVGLLAVVRAATGEESPFLLALAALVPCAPMSAAVQNLIHRHLLARRRDGRTVRRALVIGEANAVDGLVSHLAKRTDHEFVVVGVCPIGDEDPHALAPVATRIGRQTPPRPSADSAPVLTAARRLYADVVLVVPGPYMNGTRLRRLSWALHGEECPLVVVPGLTEVAGRRVGVLSVAGITMLTVAPPLRRGLATLLKSVTDRLGAALLIVLLAPVFVAVALAVRMDSPGPVVHRQTRIGRGGKPFTMAKFRTMVADAERLRHQLTGTNEQDGRMFKIRRDPRITRVGRVLRRCSLDELPQLFNVVRGHMSLVGPRPPLPDEVAGYDEVERRRLAVKPGLTGLWQVSGRSDLSWDETVALDLRYVDNWSPAGDLGVLVRTVRAVVGGTGAY from the coding sequence ATGCCCCACGTACCAGTGGCAAGACCTGCGCAGGCGCAGGTCATCCGGGAGCGGCCGCCGACCGGCCGCCGCACCGGCAAGCCCGTCTGGTACGCGCCGGCCGCCGTCATCGGCGACGTGACCGGCGCCGCCGTGCCGGTGTATCTGGCCTTCGCGCTGACCGGCGGCACGCATGCCGCGGCCTACGCGATCGTGGCGGCCGCAGCATGGCTTCTCGTACGCGGCGCACGGGACCGCTACGGCGAGCGCTGTCTCGGTGAGCGCGACAACATCGGCCCCGCGCTGCAGGACTGGCTGGTACTGGTCGGACTGCTCGCGGTGGTGCGGGCGGCGACAGGCGAGGAGTCCCCGTTCCTCCTCGCGCTGGCCGCCCTGGTGCCCTGCGCCCCGATGAGCGCCGCCGTACAGAATCTGATCCACCGTCATCTGCTCGCGCGACGCCGCGACGGCCGGACCGTCCGCAGGGCCCTGGTGATCGGGGAGGCGAACGCTGTCGACGGTCTGGTGAGCCACCTCGCGAAGCGGACGGACCACGAGTTCGTCGTCGTCGGGGTGTGCCCGATCGGCGACGAGGACCCGCATGCGCTGGCCCCGGTCGCCACCCGTATCGGCCGGCAGACACCGCCACGCCCGTCGGCCGACTCCGCCCCGGTGCTGACGGCGGCCCGGCGGCTCTACGCGGACGTGGTCCTCGTCGTGCCGGGACCGTACATGAACGGAACACGCCTGCGGCGGCTGTCGTGGGCCCTGCACGGCGAGGAATGCCCGCTCGTTGTCGTACCGGGTCTGACGGAGGTTGCCGGGCGCCGGGTGGGCGTCCTCTCCGTGGCCGGGATCACCATGCTGACCGTGGCCCCGCCCCTGAGGCGGGGGCTTGCGACGCTGCTCAAGTCGGTCACGGACCGGCTGGGCGCGGCGCTGCTGATCGTGCTGCTCGCCCCGGTGTTCGTGGCGGTGGCCCTCGCCGTCCGGATGGACTCCCCGGGCCCGGTCGTGCACCGGCAGACGCGCATCGGACGCGGCGGAAAACCGTTCACCATGGCCAAGTTCCGCACCATGGTCGCCGACGCGGAGCGGCTGAGGCATCAGCTGACCGGGACCAACGAGCAGGACGGCCGCATGTTCAAGATCCGCCGCGATCCGCGGATCACTCGCGTCGGCCGGGTGCTGCGCCGCTGCTCTTTGGACGAACTGCCGCAGCTGTTCAACGTGGTGCGGGGACACATGTCCCTGGTCGGTCCGCGACCGCCGCTGCCCGACGAGGTCGCCGGTTACGACGAGGTGGAGCGGCGCCGGCTGGCCGTCAAGCCGGGGCTCACCGGCCTGTGGCAGGTCAGCGGCCGCTCCGACCTCTCCTGGGACGAGACGGTCGCCCTGGACCTCAGGTACGTGGACAACTGGTCGCCGGCGGGGGACCTCGGGGTGCTGGTGCGGACGGTGCGCGCGGTCGTCGGGGGCACCGGGGCCTACTAG
- a CDS encoding glutaminyl-peptide cyclotransferase: MSERPCRTGAAVLVGVLLLASCAAGERAPDDPAGGAAGGRRVAAHRVEHLRVKVLKTFPHDPAAFTQGLEMAGGTLYEGTGISGRSSVRAGPLDKKPTVRTALPAPLFGEGITVLGRTLWQLTWRNRTAIERDARTLAELRRVPYRDEGWGVCLERARHRLVTSDGSSRLTFRDPRTLAKTGEVAVTEGGRPVKELNELECVGAAVYANVLFTDRIVRIDPATGAVTASIDASGLLRDDELVPGATLNGIAAVPGTDQFLITGKFWPRMFRVVLVSG, encoded by the coding sequence GTGTCTGAGCGCCCGTGCCGCACCGGGGCGGCCGTGCTCGTGGGTGTCCTGCTGCTCGCGTCGTGCGCGGCGGGAGAGCGCGCCCCGGACGATCCGGCAGGCGGGGCCGCGGGTGGGCGGCGGGTCGCCGCGCACCGGGTCGAGCACCTGCGGGTCAAGGTGCTCAAGACCTTTCCGCACGACCCGGCGGCGTTCACCCAGGGACTCGAGATGGCCGGCGGCACGCTCTACGAAGGCACCGGCATCTCCGGCCGTTCCTCGGTACGGGCAGGACCTTTGGACAAGAAGCCCACGGTCCGCACGGCACTCCCCGCGCCCCTGTTCGGTGAGGGCATCACCGTGCTCGGCCGAACCCTGTGGCAGCTCACCTGGCGGAACCGGACCGCCATCGAGCGCGACGCCAGGACGCTCGCGGAGCTGCGTCGCGTCCCGTACCGGGACGAGGGCTGGGGCGTGTGCCTCGAGCGGGCCCGGCACCGGCTGGTGACCAGCGACGGCTCGTCACGGCTGACGTTCCGTGACCCCAGGACGCTCGCGAAGACGGGCGAGGTCGCCGTGACCGAAGGGGGTCGCCCGGTGAAGGAGCTGAACGAGCTGGAGTGCGTCGGTGCCGCCGTGTATGCGAACGTGCTCTTCACCGACCGGATCGTGCGCATCGATCCCGCCACCGGAGCGGTGACGGCGAGCATCGACGCCTCGGGCCTGCTGCGTGACGACGAACTCGTCCCGGGGGCCACGCTGAACGGTATCGCGGCGGTCCCCGGCACGGATCAGTTCCTGATCACGGGGAAGTTCTGGCCCAGAATGTTCCGTGTGGTGTTGGTCTCGGGCTGA
- a CDS encoding DUF4012 domain-containing protein, whose amino-acid sequence MTEQDIGTAEPRRPGSGRDAFRMRGPGRSREGAPGRRRVLRNTLLAAAVLPLAGAVWIGVTGLLARSELIAAGRDLDALRQSVAPVPGAASGAVPASAREREVRSAAAHAARAHRLTTGPAWYPAAALPFFGGPFRTVRGAAYAADRLAGDVLSPLVRALPAPTPDSRGDGMSEALMTLQKHAPEVVRAARAAVEVQADVDGLPRSTWLPAADRARAGLARQVDRLGPVMTDASLAARVLPPMLGARGERRYFLAFQNISEARGTGGVPGAFAVLSADRGHLSFERFGNNTEMATTKTGLDLGADFTARYQGSEPTRVWANSNMSPHFPYAARIWAAAWREHTGERVDGVFAVDPATLSRLLRVTGPARMAGGTELTADNVVDLTERASYAMYDDVARRKAFFVEAARAAAGPLITATGDMRRLPALLVALNDAQREGRLKVWSAHAAEQRLIESRPYAGTLPETPGPFAGLVVNNAAGGKLDYYLDRSLTWEAGACSGGDRTVTATMTLANRAPTSGLPDYVTLRGDSPPYRTRPGDNRLLVSYYAGVGATLTGATLDGRPAQLAPGVERGHSVYTLDLELPARSRRTLVLHLLEPHADGAPVLLQQSLVTPLQATLRPGGSCRV is encoded by the coding sequence ATGACGGAGCAGGACATCGGCACGGCGGAACCACGGCGTCCCGGCTCCGGCCGAGACGCCTTCCGCATGCGCGGGCCCGGCCGCTCCCGCGAGGGGGCACCGGGCCGCCGTCGCGTGCTCAGGAACACCCTGCTGGCCGCCGCGGTGCTTCCACTGGCCGGCGCCGTCTGGATCGGTGTCACCGGGCTGCTCGCCCGTTCGGAGCTGATCGCGGCAGGGCGGGACCTCGACGCGCTGCGGCAGTCGGTGGCGCCCGTGCCCGGCGCCGCCTCCGGTGCCGTGCCCGCGTCCGCCCGGGAGCGGGAGGTGCGTTCCGCCGCCGCCCACGCCGCTCGGGCGCATCGCCTCACCACCGGCCCGGCCTGGTACCCCGCAGCCGCGCTGCCCTTCTTCGGCGGCCCGTTCAGGACCGTGCGCGGCGCCGCGTACGCGGCCGACCGGCTGGCCGGCGATGTGCTGTCCCCGCTGGTGCGAGCCCTGCCGGCGCCCACGCCGGACAGCCGCGGTGACGGGATGTCCGAGGCCCTCATGACCTTGCAGAAGCATGCGCCGGAAGTCGTCCGGGCCGCCCGCGCCGCGGTCGAGGTGCAGGCCGACGTGGACGGGCTGCCCCGGTCCACCTGGTTGCCGGCGGCCGACCGGGCCCGGGCCGGGCTCGCGCGGCAGGTCGACCGCCTCGGCCCGGTGATGACCGACGCCTCCCTGGCGGCCCGCGTCCTGCCGCCCATGCTCGGCGCCCGAGGGGAACGGCGCTATTTCCTCGCGTTCCAGAACATCTCCGAGGCGCGTGGCACCGGGGGCGTTCCGGGGGCTTTCGCCGTGCTGTCGGCCGACCGGGGTCATCTGTCCTTCGAGCGGTTCGGCAACAACACCGAGATGGCCACGACGAAGACGGGCCTCGACCTGGGAGCCGACTTCACGGCCCGCTACCAGGGCAGCGAGCCCACCCGCGTGTGGGCCAACTCCAACATGAGCCCGCACTTCCCCTATGCGGCCCGCATCTGGGCCGCGGCGTGGCGCGAACACACCGGCGAGCGCGTGGACGGCGTGTTCGCCGTCGACCCCGCCACGCTGAGCCGTTTGCTGCGCGTCACCGGTCCGGCCCGCATGGCGGGCGGCACGGAGCTGACCGCCGACAACGTGGTGGACCTCACCGAACGGGCCAGCTACGCGATGTACGACGACGTCGCCCGGCGCAAGGCGTTCTTCGTCGAGGCGGCCCGCGCCGCCGCCGGACCCCTGATCACCGCGACCGGCGACATGCGCCGGCTGCCCGCCCTGCTCGTCGCCCTGAACGACGCCCAGCGGGAGGGCCGGCTGAAGGTGTGGAGCGCGCATGCAGCGGAGCAACGTCTCATCGAGTCGCGCCCCTACGCGGGCACGCTCCCGGAGACTCCGGGCCCCTTCGCGGGGCTGGTGGTGAACAACGCGGCCGGCGGCAAGTTGGACTACTACCTCGACCGGAGCCTGACCTGGGAAGCGGGCGCCTGCTCCGGCGGCGACCGCACGGTCACTGCAACCATGACCCTGGCAAACCGGGCGCCGACCTCCGGCCTGCCCGACTACGTGACCTTGAGGGGGGACTCCCCTCCCTACCGCACCCGGCCGGGTGACAACAGGCTCCTGGTGTCGTACTACGCGGGCGTCGGCGCCACCCTGACCGGCGCCACCCTGGACGGCCGTCCGGCGCAGCTCGCGCCCGGCGTCGAACGTGGCCACTCCGTGTACACGCTGGACCTGGAGCTGCCCGCCCGCTCCCGCCGCACGCTGGTGCTGCACCTGCTGGAGCCGCACGCGGACGGCGCCCCGGTCCTTCTGCAGCAGTCCCTGGTGACGCCGCTGCAAGCCACTCTGCGACCGGGCGGTTCCTGCCGTGTCTGA
- a CDS encoding polysaccharide biosynthesis tyrosine autokinase, whose product MDLHGFLKALARRWPTVVVCLVLATGAALAATSLSTPVYEARTQLFVATRNGDDTAEMNQGQSFSQARVQSYAAIVTTRQVTRPVVKELRLRTTPEELASRITAVAPLNTVLIDITVRDTEPERAARIANAVAQRFSAVVERLEAPKPAPGSEQSGKNRRTGDGASPVSLGVTQEAVAPTGPVSPRPLLNLAAGVLGGLLLGAGLVALRETLDTTLKTSEALGEFTTLPGLGTIPYDRNVPKQPLVSADGHSHRAEAFRKLRTNLQFAQVDEPPRIIAVTSSMPGEGKTNTAVNLALSLAEAGLSTCLVDGDLRRPCVASTFGLVQDAGLTTVLIGQARIEDVMQQAGGRLSVLASGAVPPNPTELLASARMEEVLRELADTYEVVIVDTAPLLPVADTLGLASFTQGALLVVRAAKTSREQVRTAAESLDRVNVRVLGTVFNMAPVPRGDRYGTYGSYGELPAPRVSDPRREAAAATRLAGGK is encoded by the coding sequence TTGGATCTCCACGGATTCCTGAAGGCTCTTGCCAGACGCTGGCCGACCGTCGTGGTCTGTCTCGTTCTCGCGACCGGGGCGGCGCTCGCCGCGACGAGCTTGAGCACACCCGTCTACGAGGCGAGGACCCAGCTCTTCGTCGCCACCCGCAACGGCGACGACACCGCCGAGATGAACCAGGGGCAGAGCTTCTCGCAGGCGCGCGTTCAGTCGTACGCCGCGATCGTGACCACCCGTCAGGTGACCCGGCCCGTGGTGAAGGAGCTGCGACTGCGCACCACTCCGGAGGAACTGGCGTCGCGGATCACCGCCGTCGCCCCGCTCAACACCGTGCTCATCGACATCACCGTCCGGGACACCGAGCCCGAGCGTGCGGCGCGCATCGCCAACGCCGTGGCGCAGCGGTTCAGCGCGGTCGTCGAGCGACTGGAGGCGCCCAAGCCCGCGCCCGGCTCGGAGCAGTCAGGAAAGAACCGCCGCACGGGCGACGGTGCCTCGCCCGTCTCCCTGGGCGTCACCCAGGAAGCCGTCGCCCCCACCGGTCCGGTCTCACCCCGCCCGCTGCTGAACCTGGCCGCAGGAGTGCTCGGCGGCCTGCTGCTCGGTGCCGGACTCGTCGCCCTGCGCGAGACCCTCGACACCACCCTCAAGACCAGTGAGGCGCTGGGCGAGTTCACCACGCTGCCGGGTCTCGGCACCATCCCGTACGACAGGAACGTCCCCAAACAACCGCTCGTCAGCGCCGACGGGCACTCCCACCGTGCCGAGGCCTTCCGCAAGCTGCGCACCAACCTGCAGTTCGCGCAGGTCGACGAGCCGCCCCGGATCATCGCGGTGACAAGTTCGATGCCTGGTGAGGGCAAGACCAACACCGCGGTGAACCTCGCCCTCTCGCTCGCCGAGGCAGGTCTCTCCACCTGCCTCGTGGACGGGGACCTGCGCCGACCGTGCGTGGCTTCGACCTTCGGTCTCGTCCAGGACGCCGGTCTGACCACCGTGCTCATCGGACAGGCCCGCATCGAGGACGTGATGCAGCAGGCCGGCGGCCGGCTCTCGGTTCTCGCCAGCGGCGCCGTACCGCCGAACCCCACGGAGCTGCTCGCCTCGGCGCGCATGGAAGAGGTACTGCGCGAACTGGCGGACACCTACGAGGTCGTGATCGTCGACACAGCGCCGCTGCTGCCGGTCGCCGACACCCTCGGACTCGCCTCCTTCACCCAGGGCGCGCTGCTCGTCGTCCGAGCCGCGAAGACCAGCCGGGAGCAGGTCCGCACCGCCGCGGAATCGCTGGACCGCGTGAATGTCCGCGTCCTCGGCACCGTTTTCAACATGGCTCCGGTGCCCCGGGGCGATCGCTACGGCACCTACGGGTCGTACGGCGAGCTGCCCGCTCCTCGTGTGTCGGACCCCCGGAGGGAGGCAGCCGCGGCGACACGTCTCGCGGGCGGGAAATGA
- a CDS encoding low molecular weight phosphatase family protein, which produces MTRVLFVCTGNVHRSVLAERLLAARLPPGSALRPQSAGTQARPWSGMEASTRAVLEELGGDGSGFIARPLTARLVAGATLVLGLAREHREAAVRLAPSAMRRCFTLKEFVRLAVGGADEVRGGESAATAQGGVPDGEVPRVVDGFDAVVAATAGRRGATAPVPPAEDDISDPWGRPHAVLYGCAREIDGAVSTLARLLAGGASV; this is translated from the coding sequence ATGACCCGGGTCCTGTTCGTCTGCACGGGCAACGTGCACCGCTCGGTGCTCGCCGAGCGGCTGCTGGCCGCGAGGCTTCCGCCCGGTTCGGCCCTGAGGCCGCAGAGCGCCGGAACGCAGGCGCGGCCCTGGTCCGGCATGGAGGCCTCCACCAGGGCGGTACTGGAGGAACTGGGCGGTGACGGCTCCGGCTTCATCGCCCGCCCGCTCACCGCGCGACTCGTCGCGGGAGCGACGCTGGTCCTCGGGCTCGCACGCGAGCACCGGGAGGCGGCGGTGCGGCTCGCGCCGTCGGCGATGCGACGCTGCTTCACCCTGAAGGAGTTCGTGCGGCTCGCCGTGGGGGGAGCCGATGAAGTGCGGGGCGGGGAAAGCGCGGCGACCGCGCAGGGCGGCGTACCTGACGGAGAGGTCCCGCGGGTCGTGGACGGTTTCGACGCCGTGGTCGCGGCCACGGCCGGCCGTCGGGGTGCCACCGCCCCGGTCCCGCCGGCCGAGGACGACATCTCGGACCCGTGGGGGAGGCCCCACGCTGTCCTGTACGGATGCGCCCGCGAGATCGACGGGGCGGTGAGCACGCTCGCCCGGCTGCTGGCCGGCGGGGCGAGCGTCTGA
- a CDS encoding magnesium and cobalt transport protein CorA — MVGNLRKVARLARGGRRVDLSHPARSPLGSAVVNCVIYRDGVRQEAAPSVEESVARVRKRGGQGFVWLGLHEPTETEFARVAELFGLHPLAVEDAVHAHQRPKVEQYGDVLFAVFKTVSYVEHAELTATSEVVNTGEIMVFAGRDFVVTVRHGRHGSLGPLREDLEAEPEQLAKGPAAVLHAIADHVVDDYLTVTDAVQDDIDQVETSVFSPRGAKGADAGRMYQLKRELLELKRAVVPLGRPLHILATEPMRLIAPEIQAYFRDVADHLSRVTEQITAFDGLLDSILQAHLAQVSVAQNEDMRKITAWAAIVAVPTMVCGVYGMNFDHMPELHWRFGYPLALTVIAAACFVIHRGFKRNGWL, encoded by the coding sequence ATGGTCGGCAACCTGCGCAAAGTCGCCCGTCTGGCACGCGGCGGACGCCGGGTGGACCTGAGTCACCCCGCCCGCTCCCCGCTCGGCTCCGCCGTCGTCAACTGCGTGATCTACCGCGACGGCGTCCGCCAGGAGGCCGCGCCCAGCGTCGAGGAGTCCGTCGCCCGGGTCCGCAAACGCGGCGGCCAGGGCTTCGTCTGGCTGGGGCTGCACGAGCCGACCGAGACGGAGTTCGCCCGGGTCGCCGAACTGTTCGGCCTGCACCCGCTCGCCGTCGAGGACGCGGTCCACGCCCACCAGCGCCCCAAGGTCGAGCAGTACGGCGACGTCCTGTTCGCCGTCTTCAAGACGGTCTCCTACGTCGAACACGCCGAACTGACCGCCACCAGCGAGGTCGTGAACACCGGCGAGATCATGGTCTTCGCAGGCCGCGACTTCGTGGTGACCGTGCGGCACGGACGGCACGGCTCCCTCGGCCCCCTGCGAGAGGACCTGGAGGCCGAGCCGGAGCAGCTGGCCAAGGGCCCGGCCGCGGTGCTGCACGCCATCGCCGACCACGTCGTGGACGACTACCTGACCGTCACGGACGCCGTCCAGGACGACATCGACCAGGTGGAGACGTCCGTCTTCTCACCCCGTGGTGCCAAGGGCGCCGACGCCGGCCGCATGTACCAGCTCAAGCGCGAGCTCCTCGAACTCAAACGCGCGGTGGTCCCCCTCGGCCGCCCTCTCCACATCCTGGCGACCGAGCCGATGCGCCTCATCGCCCCCGAGATACAGGCGTACTTCCGTGATGTCGCCGACCACCTGTCCCGGGTCACCGAACAGATCACCGCCTTCGACGGCCTCCTCGACTCCATCCTCCAGGCCCACCTCGCCCAGGTCTCCGTCGCCCAGAACGAGGACATGCGCAAGATCACGGCCTGGGCCGCGATCGTCGCCGTACCGACGATGGTGTGCGGCGTCTACGGCATGAACTTCGACCACATGCCCGAACTCCACTGGCGCTTCGGCTACCCCCTGGCCCTCACGGTGATCGCCGCGGCGTGCTTCGTCATCCACCGGGGGTTCAAGCGCAACGGCTGGCTGTGA
- a CDS encoding universal stress protein: protein MSEEERGPRVVAGVSGSPGSLAALRRAAAEARRGGAELLVVIAWEPPGGDFAHRSALSPLPMAMLRRDAGRRLLAALDTAFGDAGPGIPYRGLVVRGTPGRALVETADRADDLLVVGPGCRGRLHRSLFPSVARYCLAHAVCPVLTLPPSPLSRELASVHRRIRLWLPLDARELTEDRS from the coding sequence ATGAGCGAGGAAGAGCGGGGACCGCGCGTGGTCGCCGGAGTGAGCGGTTCGCCGGGGAGCCTGGCGGCCCTGCGCCGGGCCGCCGCCGAGGCCCGGCGCGGCGGGGCGGAGCTGCTGGTCGTGATCGCCTGGGAGCCGCCCGGTGGTGACTTCGCCCACCGCAGTGCGCTCAGTCCGCTGCCGATGGCCATGCTCCGGCGGGACGCGGGCCGGCGGCTGCTCGCCGCGCTCGACACCGCCTTCGGCGACGCGGGGCCCGGGATCCCGTACCGGGGTCTTGTCGTACGGGGCACACCGGGGCGGGCGCTGGTCGAGACCGCCGACCGGGCCGACGACCTGCTGGTGGTGGGCCCGGGGTGCCGAGGAAGGCTGCACCGGTCGCTGTTCCCGTCCGTCGCTCGGTACTGCCTCGCGCACGCCGTCTGCCCGGTGCTGACCCTGCCGCCCTCGCCCCTGTCCCGCGAGCTCGCCTCGGTGCACCGCCGTATCCGGCTGTGGCTGCCGCTCGACGCGCGGGAGCTGACCGAGGACAGGTCCTGA